One region of Camelina sativa cultivar DH55 chromosome 6, Cs, whole genome shotgun sequence genomic DNA includes:
- the LOC104699125 gene encoding DNA-directed RNA polymerase V subunit 5C, producing the protein XDGGVESKRFYLARTTAFEMLRDRGYEVNEAELSLSLSEFRSVFGEKPDFERLRICVALRSDPRKKILVVFMESEPITVKTVRAIHSQISNNVGVRAMILILQGKMNHFAQKELTTFPFPVETFPIGDLLVNITKHIQQPKMEVLTKKEKEQLLKKHALEDKHLPYLQESDSFVRYYGLKKKQVVRITYSKEPVGSFVTYRCIV; encoded by the exons TGNGACGGAGGGGTCGAAAGCAAGAGGTTTTACTTGGCTCGCACGACAGCTTTTGAGATGCTTCGCGACAGAGGCTACGAAGTTAATGAAGccgagctctctctctctctttctgagTTTCGTTCTGTTTTTGGTGAGAAGCCAGACTTTGAACGCCTCCGTATCTGTGTGGCTCTTCGCTCAGATCCAAGGAAAAAG ATCCTTGTTGTGTTCATGGAATCTGAACCAATCACCGTGAAAACAGTTCGTGCCATTCATAGTCAGATTTCCAACAATGTAGGCGTGCGTGCTATGATTCTGATTTTACAGGGCAAAATGAACCACTTTGCCCAGAAGGAATTGACAACCTTCCCTTTTCCAGTTGAGACTTTCCCG ATAGGAGATTTGTTGGTCAACATCACAAAGCATATTCAGCAGCCAAAGATGGAGGTTTTGaccaaaaaggagaaagaacaatTGCTGAAGAAGCATGCACTTGAGGACAAACAT CTTCCTTATTTGCAGGAGAGTGACAGCTTCGTCAGGTACTATGGATTGAAGAAAAAACAGGTGGTGAGGATTACATACAGTAAAGAACCGGTTGGGTCTTTTGTCACCTACAGATGCATCGTCTGA
- the LOC104791720 gene encoding protein LNK2 isoform X5 yields the protein MIHQEVVCFLKNSDVLLGTDESKEQGDFDEYGWANIGSFDDLDRMFSNDVPIFGDGSLSGADELWSSSKDVSNSPKSLSSILDPQDLGLDIRTEFEKQENQQFLVTGKANGLSSQSMSSVHATLKAEQYRENKGQHSVQDQPYQQNKMMKFTNMSGSSEEGAFQDLYSQRTPSRNSRRKFVNQLAPPRSSLMAVNLQRESQGSGTSHYSHMPNQYMTTAFGNLTSPYSSVPVLSAVQHPDLKNQLMHPSYDPATATSVNMAPDISARPSTMTPQEKLEKLRRRQQMQAMLAIQRQQQQFSQQVPVVDQSITQNSLQDIPLQFVDKTNLQGITTMPSFDPNSSLEQDDSGNFTAAIDNSAEFSVLYRLQDVVAKLNMGTRTCIRDSLFRLAGSAAQRHYTNDTAHSNKTSQDDQEVIPREKSRYRYAGMPDTEAVTNPTDRTVAHLLFHRPFDMPAAKHMEGPESPASSKMGSEEKGIFPKCSIRESRLNKQKAQEEGPTDSLALGNAPNSGSSCTVGERDVEESQGNKRKL from the exons ATGATTCATCAAGAGGTGGTGTGTTTCTTGAAAAACAGTGATGTTTTGCTTGG CACCGATGAGAGTAAAGAGCAAGGTGATTTTGATGAGTACGGCTGGGCCAACATTGGTAGTTTTGATGATCTTGATCGAATGTTCAG CAATGATGTCCCTATATTTGGCGATGGCAGTCTCAGCGGTGCTGATGAGTTGTGGTCTTCTTCTAAAGATGTATCCAATAGTCCAAAATCGTTATCATCAATTTTGGACCCTCAAGATCTAGGACTGGATATTAGAACTGAGtttgagaaacaagagaacCAGCAATTTCTAGTGACTGGAAAAGCCAATGGTCTGTCATCCCAAAGTATGTCGAGTGTACATGCAACCCTAAAAGCTGAGCAATATCGTGAGAACAAGGGTCAACACTCAGTTCAAGACCAG ccatatcaacaaaataaaatgatgaagTTTACGAATATGTCTGGGAGTTCTGAGGAAGGGGCATTTCAAGATCTGTACAGTCAGAGAACTCCATCCAGGAATTCACGTAGAAAATTTGTAAATCAGTTGGCACCGCCACGATCCTCTTTGATGGCTGTTAATCTGCAGAGGGAGTCTCAAGGTTCTGGGACATCACATTATTCACATATGCCAAACCAATACATGACTACTGCTTTTGGTAATCTTACCAGTCCATATTCTAGTGTGCCTGTTCTTTCGGCCGTTCAGCACCCTGATCTTAAGAATCAGTTGATGCATCCTTCCTACGATCCTGCTACTGCTACCTCCGTAAACATGGCACCAGATATCTCTGCACGGCCTTCAACAATGACACCACAGGAAAAACTAGAAAAACTAAGACGCAGACAGCAAATGCAGGCAATGCTTGCAATTCAGAGACAACAACAGCAATTTTCTCAACAGGTACCTGTAGTAGATCAATCCATTACACAGAACTCTCTCCAAGATATTCCACTCCAGTTTGTCGACAAAACTAATCTCCAAGGGATAACTACAATGCCTTCATTTGATCCTAATTCATCTTTGGAACAAGATGATTCTGGCAACTTCACTGCTGCTATTGATAATTCAGCAGAATTCTCGGTTCTTTATCGGCTCCAGGATGTTGTAGCAAAG TTGAATATGGGAACAAGGACTTGTATACGGGATAGCTTATTCCGGTTGGCTGGTAGCGCAGCTCAGAGACACTACACTAATGATACAGCCCACAGTAACAAGACTAGCCAGGATGACCAAGAAGTTATTCCCAGAGAAAAATCCAGATATAG ATATGCTGGGATGCCAGACACAGAGGCGGTAACCAATCCCACAGACAGAACTGTGGCTCATTTGCTCTTTCATAGGCCTTTTGATATGCCGGCGGCAAAACATATGGAAGGACCAGAATCACCAGCTTCTTCAAAGATGGGAAGTGAAGAAAAAGGGATTTTTCCTAAATGCAGCATACGAGAGAGTCGCTTAAATAAGCAGAAAGCTCAAGAGGAAGGACCTACAGATTCACTTGCATTAGGGAATGCACCCAACTCTGGATCCAGTTGTACTGTTGGTGAAAGGGATGTTGAAGAATCccaaggaaacaaaagaaagttgtGA
- the LOC104791720 gene encoding protein LNK2 isoform X2, which translates to MFDWEEEELTNMIWGDNGETGDHIVPFKVKSEQLNKKDTSEESKTAKSAEQKISVTTVDLADDDKLGSSSGHNVDDGIPQPGFCMPSWPVDSSLSNARKDDPDSSATELSKCLAEPAIYDSSREKPSELAKGPDIFHSTDESKEQGDFDEYGWANIGSFDDLDRMFSNDVPIFGDGSLSGADELWSSSKDVSNSPKSLSSILDPQDLGLDIRTEFEKQENQQFLVTGKANGLSSQSMSSVHATLKAEQYRENKGQHSVQDQPYQQNKMMKFTNMSGSSEEGAFQDLYSQRTPSRNSRRKFVNQLAPPRSSLMAVNLQRESQGSGTSHYSHMPNQYMTTAFGNLTSPYSSVPVLSAVQHPDLKNQLMHPSYDPATATSVNMAPDISARPSTMTPQEKLEKLRRRQQMQAMLAIQRQQQQFSQQVPVVDQSITQNSLQDIPLQFVDKTNLQGITTMPSFDPNSSLEQDDSGNFTAAIDNSAEFSVLYRLQDVVAKLNMGTRTCIRDSLFRLAGSAAQRHYTNDTAHSNKTSQDDQEVIPREKSRYRYAGMPDTEAVTNPTDRTVAHLLFHRPFDMPAAKHMEGPESPASSKMGSEEKGIFPKCSIRESRLNKQKAQEEGPTDSLALGNAPNSGSSCTVGERDVEESQGNKRKL; encoded by the exons ATGTTTgattgggaagaagaagag CTTACTAATATGATATGGGGTGATAACGGTGAGACAGGCGATCATATTGTACCTTTTAAAGTAAAAAGTGAACAACTTAACAAGAAGGATACGAGTGAAGAATCTAAGACAGCTAAGTCGGCTGAGCAAAAGATATCTGTGACTACAGTTGACCTCGCTGATGATGATAAGCTGGGGAGCAGTTCGGGTCATAATGTTGATGACGGGATTCCTCAGCCAGGTTTCTGTATGCCCTCATGGCCAGTTGACTCTTCGCTATCTAATGCCAGAAAAGATGATCCAGATTCGAGTGCGACTGAACTTTCAAAATGCTTAGCTGAGCCAGCTATATATGATTCATCAAGAG AGAAACCGTCTGAACTTGCGAAAGGCCCCGATATTTTTCATAGCACCGATGAGAGTAAAGAGCAAGGTGATTTTGATGAGTACGGCTGGGCCAACATTGGTAGTTTTGATGATCTTGATCGAATGTTCAG CAATGATGTCCCTATATTTGGCGATGGCAGTCTCAGCGGTGCTGATGAGTTGTGGTCTTCTTCTAAAGATGTATCCAATAGTCCAAAATCGTTATCATCAATTTTGGACCCTCAAGATCTAGGACTGGATATTAGAACTGAGtttgagaaacaagagaacCAGCAATTTCTAGTGACTGGAAAAGCCAATGGTCTGTCATCCCAAAGTATGTCGAGTGTACATGCAACCCTAAAAGCTGAGCAATATCGTGAGAACAAGGGTCAACACTCAGTTCAAGACCAG ccatatcaacaaaataaaatgatgaagTTTACGAATATGTCTGGGAGTTCTGAGGAAGGGGCATTTCAAGATCTGTACAGTCAGAGAACTCCATCCAGGAATTCACGTAGAAAATTTGTAAATCAGTTGGCACCGCCACGATCCTCTTTGATGGCTGTTAATCTGCAGAGGGAGTCTCAAGGTTCTGGGACATCACATTATTCACATATGCCAAACCAATACATGACTACTGCTTTTGGTAATCTTACCAGTCCATATTCTAGTGTGCCTGTTCTTTCGGCCGTTCAGCACCCTGATCTTAAGAATCAGTTGATGCATCCTTCCTACGATCCTGCTACTGCTACCTCCGTAAACATGGCACCAGATATCTCTGCACGGCCTTCAACAATGACACCACAGGAAAAACTAGAAAAACTAAGACGCAGACAGCAAATGCAGGCAATGCTTGCAATTCAGAGACAACAACAGCAATTTTCTCAACAGGTACCTGTAGTAGATCAATCCATTACACAGAACTCTCTCCAAGATATTCCACTCCAGTTTGTCGACAAAACTAATCTCCAAGGGATAACTACAATGCCTTCATTTGATCCTAATTCATCTTTGGAACAAGATGATTCTGGCAACTTCACTGCTGCTATTGATAATTCAGCAGAATTCTCGGTTCTTTATCGGCTCCAGGATGTTGTAGCAAAG TTGAATATGGGAACAAGGACTTGTATACGGGATAGCTTATTCCGGTTGGCTGGTAGCGCAGCTCAGAGACACTACACTAATGATACAGCCCACAGTAACAAGACTAGCCAGGATGACCAAGAAGTTATTCCCAGAGAAAAATCCAGATATAG ATATGCTGGGATGCCAGACACAGAGGCGGTAACCAATCCCACAGACAGAACTGTGGCTCATTTGCTCTTTCATAGGCCTTTTGATATGCCGGCGGCAAAACATATGGAAGGACCAGAATCACCAGCTTCTTCAAAGATGGGAAGTGAAGAAAAAGGGATTTTTCCTAAATGCAGCATACGAGAGAGTCGCTTAAATAAGCAGAAAGCTCAAGAGGAAGGACCTACAGATTCACTTGCATTAGGGAATGCACCCAACTCTGGATCCAGTTGTACTGTTGGTGAAAGGGATGTTGAAGAATCccaaggaaacaaaagaaagttgtGA
- the LOC104791720 gene encoding protein LNK2 isoform X1 yields the protein MFDWEEEELTNMIWGDNGETGDHIVPFKVKSEQLNKKDTSEESKTAKSAEQKISVTTVDLADDDKLGSSSGHNVDDGIPQPGFCMPSWPVDSSLSNARKDDPDSSATELSKCLAEPAIYDSSRGEKPSELAKGPDIFHSTDESKEQGDFDEYGWANIGSFDDLDRMFSNDVPIFGDGSLSGADELWSSSKDVSNSPKSLSSILDPQDLGLDIRTEFEKQENQQFLVTGKANGLSSQSMSSVHATLKAEQYRENKGQHSVQDQPYQQNKMMKFTNMSGSSEEGAFQDLYSQRTPSRNSRRKFVNQLAPPRSSLMAVNLQRESQGSGTSHYSHMPNQYMTTAFGNLTSPYSSVPVLSAVQHPDLKNQLMHPSYDPATATSVNMAPDISARPSTMTPQEKLEKLRRRQQMQAMLAIQRQQQQFSQQVPVVDQSITQNSLQDIPLQFVDKTNLQGITTMPSFDPNSSLEQDDSGNFTAAIDNSAEFSVLYRLQDVVAKLNMGTRTCIRDSLFRLAGSAAQRHYTNDTAHSNKTSQDDQEVIPREKSRYRYAGMPDTEAVTNPTDRTVAHLLFHRPFDMPAAKHMEGPESPASSKMGSEEKGIFPKCSIRESRLNKQKAQEEGPTDSLALGNAPNSGSSCTVGERDVEESQGNKRKL from the exons ATGTTTgattgggaagaagaagag CTTACTAATATGATATGGGGTGATAACGGTGAGACAGGCGATCATATTGTACCTTTTAAAGTAAAAAGTGAACAACTTAACAAGAAGGATACGAGTGAAGAATCTAAGACAGCTAAGTCGGCTGAGCAAAAGATATCTGTGACTACAGTTGACCTCGCTGATGATGATAAGCTGGGGAGCAGTTCGGGTCATAATGTTGATGACGGGATTCCTCAGCCAGGTTTCTGTATGCCCTCATGGCCAGTTGACTCTTCGCTATCTAATGCCAGAAAAGATGATCCAGATTCGAGTGCGACTGAACTTTCAAAATGCTTAGCTGAGCCAGCTATATATGATTCATCAAGAGGTG AGAAACCGTCTGAACTTGCGAAAGGCCCCGATATTTTTCATAGCACCGATGAGAGTAAAGAGCAAGGTGATTTTGATGAGTACGGCTGGGCCAACATTGGTAGTTTTGATGATCTTGATCGAATGTTCAG CAATGATGTCCCTATATTTGGCGATGGCAGTCTCAGCGGTGCTGATGAGTTGTGGTCTTCTTCTAAAGATGTATCCAATAGTCCAAAATCGTTATCATCAATTTTGGACCCTCAAGATCTAGGACTGGATATTAGAACTGAGtttgagaaacaagagaacCAGCAATTTCTAGTGACTGGAAAAGCCAATGGTCTGTCATCCCAAAGTATGTCGAGTGTACATGCAACCCTAAAAGCTGAGCAATATCGTGAGAACAAGGGTCAACACTCAGTTCAAGACCAG ccatatcaacaaaataaaatgatgaagTTTACGAATATGTCTGGGAGTTCTGAGGAAGGGGCATTTCAAGATCTGTACAGTCAGAGAACTCCATCCAGGAATTCACGTAGAAAATTTGTAAATCAGTTGGCACCGCCACGATCCTCTTTGATGGCTGTTAATCTGCAGAGGGAGTCTCAAGGTTCTGGGACATCACATTATTCACATATGCCAAACCAATACATGACTACTGCTTTTGGTAATCTTACCAGTCCATATTCTAGTGTGCCTGTTCTTTCGGCCGTTCAGCACCCTGATCTTAAGAATCAGTTGATGCATCCTTCCTACGATCCTGCTACTGCTACCTCCGTAAACATGGCACCAGATATCTCTGCACGGCCTTCAACAATGACACCACAGGAAAAACTAGAAAAACTAAGACGCAGACAGCAAATGCAGGCAATGCTTGCAATTCAGAGACAACAACAGCAATTTTCTCAACAGGTACCTGTAGTAGATCAATCCATTACACAGAACTCTCTCCAAGATATTCCACTCCAGTTTGTCGACAAAACTAATCTCCAAGGGATAACTACAATGCCTTCATTTGATCCTAATTCATCTTTGGAACAAGATGATTCTGGCAACTTCACTGCTGCTATTGATAATTCAGCAGAATTCTCGGTTCTTTATCGGCTCCAGGATGTTGTAGCAAAG TTGAATATGGGAACAAGGACTTGTATACGGGATAGCTTATTCCGGTTGGCTGGTAGCGCAGCTCAGAGACACTACACTAATGATACAGCCCACAGTAACAAGACTAGCCAGGATGACCAAGAAGTTATTCCCAGAGAAAAATCCAGATATAG ATATGCTGGGATGCCAGACACAGAGGCGGTAACCAATCCCACAGACAGAACTGTGGCTCATTTGCTCTTTCATAGGCCTTTTGATATGCCGGCGGCAAAACATATGGAAGGACCAGAATCACCAGCTTCTTCAAAGATGGGAAGTGAAGAAAAAGGGATTTTTCCTAAATGCAGCATACGAGAGAGTCGCTTAAATAAGCAGAAAGCTCAAGAGGAAGGACCTACAGATTCACTTGCATTAGGGAATGCACCCAACTCTGGATCCAGTTGTACTGTTGGTGAAAGGGATGTTGAAGAATCccaaggaaacaaaagaaagttgtGA
- the LOC104791720 gene encoding protein LNK2 isoform X4 — translation MPSWPVDSSLSNARKDDPDSSATELSKCLAEPAIYDSSREKPSELAKGPDIFHSTDESKEQGDFDEYGWANIGSFDDLDRMFSNDVPIFGDGSLSGADELWSSSKDVSNSPKSLSSILDPQDLGLDIRTEFEKQENQQFLVTGKANGLSSQSMSSVHATLKAEQYRENKGQHSVQDQPYQQNKMMKFTNMSGSSEEGAFQDLYSQRTPSRNSRRKFVNQLAPPRSSLMAVNLQRESQGSGTSHYSHMPNQYMTTAFGNLTSPYSSVPVLSAVQHPDLKNQLMHPSYDPATATSVNMAPDISARPSTMTPQEKLEKLRRRQQMQAMLAIQRQQQQFSQQVPVVDQSITQNSLQDIPLQFVDKTNLQGITTMPSFDPNSSLEQDDSGNFTAAIDNSAEFSVLYRLQDVVAKLNMGTRTCIRDSLFRLAGSAAQRHYTNDTAHSNKTSQDDQEVIPREKSRYRYAGMPDTEAVTNPTDRTVAHLLFHRPFDMPAAKHMEGPESPASSKMGSEEKGIFPKCSIRESRLNKQKAQEEGPTDSLALGNAPNSGSSCTVGERDVEESQGNKRKL, via the exons ATGCCCTCATGGCCAGTTGACTCTTCGCTATCTAATGCCAGAAAAGATGATCCAGATTCGAGTGCGACTGAACTTTCAAAATGCTTAGCTGAGCCAGCTATATATGATTCATCAAGAG AGAAACCGTCTGAACTTGCGAAAGGCCCCGATATTTTTCATAGCACCGATGAGAGTAAAGAGCAAGGTGATTTTGATGAGTACGGCTGGGCCAACATTGGTAGTTTTGATGATCTTGATCGAATGTTCAG CAATGATGTCCCTATATTTGGCGATGGCAGTCTCAGCGGTGCTGATGAGTTGTGGTCTTCTTCTAAAGATGTATCCAATAGTCCAAAATCGTTATCATCAATTTTGGACCCTCAAGATCTAGGACTGGATATTAGAACTGAGtttgagaaacaagagaacCAGCAATTTCTAGTGACTGGAAAAGCCAATGGTCTGTCATCCCAAAGTATGTCGAGTGTACATGCAACCCTAAAAGCTGAGCAATATCGTGAGAACAAGGGTCAACACTCAGTTCAAGACCAG ccatatcaacaaaataaaatgatgaagTTTACGAATATGTCTGGGAGTTCTGAGGAAGGGGCATTTCAAGATCTGTACAGTCAGAGAACTCCATCCAGGAATTCACGTAGAAAATTTGTAAATCAGTTGGCACCGCCACGATCCTCTTTGATGGCTGTTAATCTGCAGAGGGAGTCTCAAGGTTCTGGGACATCACATTATTCACATATGCCAAACCAATACATGACTACTGCTTTTGGTAATCTTACCAGTCCATATTCTAGTGTGCCTGTTCTTTCGGCCGTTCAGCACCCTGATCTTAAGAATCAGTTGATGCATCCTTCCTACGATCCTGCTACTGCTACCTCCGTAAACATGGCACCAGATATCTCTGCACGGCCTTCAACAATGACACCACAGGAAAAACTAGAAAAACTAAGACGCAGACAGCAAATGCAGGCAATGCTTGCAATTCAGAGACAACAACAGCAATTTTCTCAACAGGTACCTGTAGTAGATCAATCCATTACACAGAACTCTCTCCAAGATATTCCACTCCAGTTTGTCGACAAAACTAATCTCCAAGGGATAACTACAATGCCTTCATTTGATCCTAATTCATCTTTGGAACAAGATGATTCTGGCAACTTCACTGCTGCTATTGATAATTCAGCAGAATTCTCGGTTCTTTATCGGCTCCAGGATGTTGTAGCAAAG TTGAATATGGGAACAAGGACTTGTATACGGGATAGCTTATTCCGGTTGGCTGGTAGCGCAGCTCAGAGACACTACACTAATGATACAGCCCACAGTAACAAGACTAGCCAGGATGACCAAGAAGTTATTCCCAGAGAAAAATCCAGATATAG ATATGCTGGGATGCCAGACACAGAGGCGGTAACCAATCCCACAGACAGAACTGTGGCTCATTTGCTCTTTCATAGGCCTTTTGATATGCCGGCGGCAAAACATATGGAAGGACCAGAATCACCAGCTTCTTCAAAGATGGGAAGTGAAGAAAAAGGGATTTTTCCTAAATGCAGCATACGAGAGAGTCGCTTAAATAAGCAGAAAGCTCAAGAGGAAGGACCTACAGATTCACTTGCATTAGGGAATGCACCCAACTCTGGATCCAGTTGTACTGTTGGTGAAAGGGATGTTGAAGAATCccaaggaaacaaaagaaagttgtGA
- the LOC104791720 gene encoding protein LNK2 isoform X3, with the protein MPSWPVDSSLSNARKDDPDSSATELSKCLAEPAIYDSSRGEKPSELAKGPDIFHSTDESKEQGDFDEYGWANIGSFDDLDRMFSNDVPIFGDGSLSGADELWSSSKDVSNSPKSLSSILDPQDLGLDIRTEFEKQENQQFLVTGKANGLSSQSMSSVHATLKAEQYRENKGQHSVQDQPYQQNKMMKFTNMSGSSEEGAFQDLYSQRTPSRNSRRKFVNQLAPPRSSLMAVNLQRESQGSGTSHYSHMPNQYMTTAFGNLTSPYSSVPVLSAVQHPDLKNQLMHPSYDPATATSVNMAPDISARPSTMTPQEKLEKLRRRQQMQAMLAIQRQQQQFSQQVPVVDQSITQNSLQDIPLQFVDKTNLQGITTMPSFDPNSSLEQDDSGNFTAAIDNSAEFSVLYRLQDVVAKLNMGTRTCIRDSLFRLAGSAAQRHYTNDTAHSNKTSQDDQEVIPREKSRYRYAGMPDTEAVTNPTDRTVAHLLFHRPFDMPAAKHMEGPESPASSKMGSEEKGIFPKCSIRESRLNKQKAQEEGPTDSLALGNAPNSGSSCTVGERDVEESQGNKRKL; encoded by the exons ATGCCCTCATGGCCAGTTGACTCTTCGCTATCTAATGCCAGAAAAGATGATCCAGATTCGAGTGCGACTGAACTTTCAAAATGCTTAGCTGAGCCAGCTATATATGATTCATCAAGAGGTG AGAAACCGTCTGAACTTGCGAAAGGCCCCGATATTTTTCATAGCACCGATGAGAGTAAAGAGCAAGGTGATTTTGATGAGTACGGCTGGGCCAACATTGGTAGTTTTGATGATCTTGATCGAATGTTCAG CAATGATGTCCCTATATTTGGCGATGGCAGTCTCAGCGGTGCTGATGAGTTGTGGTCTTCTTCTAAAGATGTATCCAATAGTCCAAAATCGTTATCATCAATTTTGGACCCTCAAGATCTAGGACTGGATATTAGAACTGAGtttgagaaacaagagaacCAGCAATTTCTAGTGACTGGAAAAGCCAATGGTCTGTCATCCCAAAGTATGTCGAGTGTACATGCAACCCTAAAAGCTGAGCAATATCGTGAGAACAAGGGTCAACACTCAGTTCAAGACCAG ccatatcaacaaaataaaatgatgaagTTTACGAATATGTCTGGGAGTTCTGAGGAAGGGGCATTTCAAGATCTGTACAGTCAGAGAACTCCATCCAGGAATTCACGTAGAAAATTTGTAAATCAGTTGGCACCGCCACGATCCTCTTTGATGGCTGTTAATCTGCAGAGGGAGTCTCAAGGTTCTGGGACATCACATTATTCACATATGCCAAACCAATACATGACTACTGCTTTTGGTAATCTTACCAGTCCATATTCTAGTGTGCCTGTTCTTTCGGCCGTTCAGCACCCTGATCTTAAGAATCAGTTGATGCATCCTTCCTACGATCCTGCTACTGCTACCTCCGTAAACATGGCACCAGATATCTCTGCACGGCCTTCAACAATGACACCACAGGAAAAACTAGAAAAACTAAGACGCAGACAGCAAATGCAGGCAATGCTTGCAATTCAGAGACAACAACAGCAATTTTCTCAACAGGTACCTGTAGTAGATCAATCCATTACACAGAACTCTCTCCAAGATATTCCACTCCAGTTTGTCGACAAAACTAATCTCCAAGGGATAACTACAATGCCTTCATTTGATCCTAATTCATCTTTGGAACAAGATGATTCTGGCAACTTCACTGCTGCTATTGATAATTCAGCAGAATTCTCGGTTCTTTATCGGCTCCAGGATGTTGTAGCAAAG TTGAATATGGGAACAAGGACTTGTATACGGGATAGCTTATTCCGGTTGGCTGGTAGCGCAGCTCAGAGACACTACACTAATGATACAGCCCACAGTAACAAGACTAGCCAGGATGACCAAGAAGTTATTCCCAGAGAAAAATCCAGATATAG ATATGCTGGGATGCCAGACACAGAGGCGGTAACCAATCCCACAGACAGAACTGTGGCTCATTTGCTCTTTCATAGGCCTTTTGATATGCCGGCGGCAAAACATATGGAAGGACCAGAATCACCAGCTTCTTCAAAGATGGGAAGTGAAGAAAAAGGGATTTTTCCTAAATGCAGCATACGAGAGAGTCGCTTAAATAAGCAGAAAGCTCAAGAGGAAGGACCTACAGATTCACTTGCATTAGGGAATGCACCCAACTCTGGATCCAGTTGTACTGTTGGTGAAAGGGATGTTGAAGAATCccaaggaaacaaaagaaagttgtGA